A region of Vitis vinifera cultivar Pinot Noir 40024 chromosome 13, ASM3070453v1 DNA encodes the following proteins:
- the LOC109121411 gene encoding putative disease resistance RPP13-like protein 1 isoform X2 produces the protein MADALLSASLQVLFERLASPELINFIRRRNLSDELLNELKRKLVVVLNVLDDAEVKQFSNPNVKEWLVHVTGAVYDAEDLLDEIATDALRCKMEAADSQTGGTLKAWKWNKFSASVKTPFAIKSMESRVRGMIDLLEKIALEKVGLGLAEGGGEKRSPRPRSPISTSLEDDSIVVGRDEIQKEMVEWLLSDNTTGDKMGVMSMVGMGGSGKTTLARLLYNDEEVKKHFDLQAWVCVSTEFLLIKLTKTILEEIRSPPTSADNLNLLQLQLKEQLSNKKFLLVLDDVWNLKPRDEGYMELSDREGWNILRTPLLAAAEGSKIVVTSRDQSVATTMRAVPTHHLGKLSSEDSWSLFKKHAFQDRDSNAFLELERIGRQIVDKCQGLPLAVKALGCLLYSKVEKREWDDVLKSEIWHPQSGSEILPSLILSYHHLSLPLKHCFAYCSIFPQDHQFYKEKLILLWMAEGLLHPQQNEGRRMEEIACSDWASM, from the coding sequence ATGGCGGACGCCCTCCTCTCAGCTTCGCTTCAAGTTCTATTCGAAAGGTTGGCTTCTCCAGAGCTCATAAACTTCATTCGGCGACGGAACCTTAGCGATGAACTCCTCAACGAGTTGAAGAGGAAACTCGTGGTTGTTCTCAATGTGCTCGATGATGCGGAGGTGAAGCAATTTTCAAACCCAAATGTCAAAGAGTGGCTCGTCCATGTCACGGGTGCTGTGTATGATGCGGAAGACCTGTTGGACGAGATCGCTACCGACGCTTTGCGTTGCAAGATGGAAGCTGCTGACTCCCAAACCGGCGGAACTCTTAAGGCGTGGAAATGGAACAAGTTCTCTGCTTCTGTGAAGACTCCATTTGCTATCAAAAGCATGGAGTCCAGGGTCAGGGGCATGATTGATCTACTGGAAAAAATCGCACTAGAAAAAGTTGGGTTGGGGCTGGCAGAAGGTGGGGGCGAGAAACGGTCACCAAGACCAAGATCACCAATATCCACTTCTTTGGAGGATGACTCCATTGTTGTCGGCAGGGATGAAATTCAGAAGGAGATGGTGGAGTGGTTGCTTTCTGACAATACAACAGGCGACAAAATGGGGGTGATGTCCATGGTGGGCATGGGCGGCAGCGGCAAGACCACGCTTGCTCGGCTTCTCTATAACGATGAGGAAGTGAAGAAACACTTCGACTTGCAAGCATGGGTCTGTGTTTCCACTGAGTTTCTCCTTATCAAACTCACCAAAACAATTCTTGAGGAAATTCGTTCTCCACCTACTTCTGCTGACAACCTAAATTTGCTTCAGCTTCAACTCAAAGAGCAACTTAGTAACAAGAAATTTCTGCTTGTTCTTGATGACGTCTGGAATTTGAAGCCTCGTGATGAAGGTTATATGGAGCTTAGTGATCGTGAAGGTTGGAATATTCTACGAACTCCACTCCTCGCTGCAGCAGAGGGAAGCAAGATTGTCGTGACCAGTCGTGATCAATCTGTTGCAACAACCATGCGAGCAGTCCCTACTCATCATCTTGGGAAATTAAGCTCTGAAGATAGTTGGTCCCTGTTTAAAAAGCATGCATTTCAAGATCGAGACTCCAACGCATTCCTTGAGCTTGAACGCATAGGCAGACAGATTGTGGACAAGTGCCAAGGATTGCCTTTGGCTGTGAAAGCACTCGGCTGTCTCTTGTATTCTAAGGTCGAAAAAAGGGAATGGGACGATGTGTTGAAAAGTGAAATATGGCATCCGCAGAGTGGCTCCGAAATTCTTCCATCTTTGATATTAAGCTACCATCATCTTTCTTTACCTCTGAAGCATTGTTTTGCTTATTGTTCTATTTTTCCCCAGGACCACCAATTCTACAAAGAGAAGCTGATTTTATTATGGATGGCAGAAGGTCTTTTACATCCACAACAAAACGAAGGAAGGAGAATGGAAGAGATCG